CGTCTCCTCCTTGCCCTTGGTGTTGAAGGTGTAGTACGGATCGATGCCCACCAGGTGGAGGAGGCGCCGCAGGGCCGCGGCCTCGAAGCGCCGGGAGCTGTAGAAGGTGTAGACCAGCTGGTTGTAGACCGGGATGCCCCGTTGCCGCAACGCCTCCACGGCTGCGACCACCTCCGGGGTGATCTCGTACGGGTGCTGGGCGTGGGTGATGACCGCCACCTGCCGCCGGCCCGGTTGCCGGAAGGCGGCCAAGCCGTCGGCCAAGGCCGGGGTGATCCGCATGGGCATGGTGAGGATGGTGCGGGTGCCGATGCGGATCCGCTCCACGGTCGGGATGGCGGCCAGCATCTCCAGAATGGCGAGGATGCGGCTGTCGCCCATGGCCAGGGGATCGCCACCGGTGACCAGCACCTCGCGGATGGCGGGGTGCTCCCGGATCCAATCCACTGCCGCCTCAATGGCCGGCATGCCGGCAAAGGCGCCCTGGGCCATGGCATCCTCGATCTCCCAGTTGCGCTGGCAGTAGACGCAGATCTGGGGACAGGTGTTGAAGGGCTTGAGGATGCAGATCTCCGGATAGCGTCGGGTGAC
The window above is part of the Thermodesulfobacteriota bacterium genome. Proteins encoded here:
- a CDS encoding KamA family radical SAM protein codes for the protein MLKARSDARTGFSVTQALWDLGHMREEDTSPVDLVTRRYPEICILKPFNTCPQICVYCQRNWEIEDAMAQGAFAGMPAIEAAVDWIREHPAIREVLVTGGDPLAMGDSRILAILEMLAAIPTVERIRIGTRTILTMPMRITPALADGLAAFRQPGRRQVAVITHAQHPYEITPEVVAAVEALRQRGIPVYNQLVYTFYSSRRFEAAALRRLLHLVGIDPYYTFNTKGKEETAEYRVPIARLLQEQQEEARLQPGLERTDEAVYNVPFLGKNYLKSREHRDLIGVLPDGSRATSSTPGRRASLAPSRPVSPSTCRSWTTCSAWPPPARTSPTTTPSGTTSERGRTLRRNRVHGPL